A region of the Mytilus galloprovincialis chromosome 1, xbMytGall1.hap1.1, whole genome shotgun sequence genome:
AAAATGTGCCTCAAATCTTAACTTAAATCTaaaaattaacaatgagggtTGGTTAAGAACAATACTTTACAACAGAAGTaatgatttctattcatttttatcatgattttctcGATAGAAAATTGCTGcttacaatgaatattttttatccaaGAGTTCCAAGTGTTGAATTTGAAATATCGTTTGGACAATTTTACTGCCTTCAACAccgagccttggcttacacctaAAAATAAGTTATAAATGGACCcgaaatgactagtgtaaacaaATTCCaacaggaaaactaacggtctaatatatttaaaaaaaaaaaagagatacgAAAAGAAATTATGAACCACACCGACAACGAAAACCACATTACAACATATCAGTCTAGTTTTCTaagatgtgttttgtgtactgttgtttgtcttttcgttgttTTTTCGTTTTATGTCATGGCATTGTCAGCTTGTTTTTGATTGAtgtttttgaatatttcttttgtaTCTTTGGCCTCTCTCACATATTTTGTTATTAGGAACGCACATGTAAAAACTCCAAAGAGGTAATAGCATAGATAGCTCAATCCTACTGGATACTATCAACATGCTACTGTCTGAACAGTGTTATGCTTAAATGCacaaaaagccaaaaaaataatCGGTAAACCGTATGACAGATTATAACTACAAAAGGATATACTCAGGTAGTAAAAGAAGTCAATTAAAAATTAGCAGTTGTTACCTTATAGTTCGGTTCTgtttgtgttgcattgtcgtttgtttttgtagcacttctgtgtttctgttttgtcattgttttcctcttatatttgatgtgttacttcggttttagtttgtaacacggatttgtttgatcttaatcgatttatgaattttgcacagcggtatactactgctgcctttatttttctataacaTTTGATTAGTTGATGAGAGCTGTCTCATTGTAATTCATACCACATTGTCTTATGTGACTGTGACTTGACTGTTGCTCTAAACCTGTTGcagtttattcaaaatttttatcaAATGCTAGGTGTCATCATAAaaaactgttcaactggtcagaaattatAACATATTGCTGTAGAAAACTACGTTCAAGTCTTGATAGTGCAAGGTGGTGAAATAAAGCATACTTGCAGTTGTCGTTTATTGGTGTGGTACATTAGTGTTTCTggatttttatatagattaatagACTGTTGGGTtttttgtttgaatggttttacactcgtcattttgggtcctttatagcttgctgttcggtgtaagccaagtcaccgtttacaaattgtgactcggaCGGAGAATTGTATCATTTGCACTCGCATCACATCTTTTCATAGCTAACTACAATCATATTAGAGTTTAGGTCCACTTTATTGATATTAAAAACTAACTAACTGGTggtttttaacgacattgactgacTGGTCAGTCCTCTCagttttgtttgataaaacaaattgcaatttggtccgAATTTTGATTGAACTGATAGTTGGgagcaacacttacagtcaagtcacagTAATATCATACTGGCATATTGTACTACCTAAAATACTTTATCGGTAACATTCATCATATCATGGATAGAGCAACACCACTGAGAGATCGACAAGTGTGTTAATAAGATGTTTTGAATCTAGTACCCGATTTTTCATTGAAAGCATAGCTGTTTTGTTTATTCCGATAACTCGTTAACATGTGTAGGCTCATCGAATGAATTACGTCAGCCAAATGTCATCAACAGGAAATTCATTCCTGAAAATTTTAATGTGGATTCGGGATTATAACATAACAAACTGCATTTGGTGGACAACGGGTGATATCACATGTGCCAATATTTACAGAAGTTTGATAAAGAACAATATAGACTCTTAGAACAAAAACGTGTTTATTTATATGATTTCGATGTattgccttttttttaaatagaagttgATAGCAGTAAAGTTAGTAAAATAAAGGATGAGCATTTATGTTCGCAATACACATGTTTTGCTTTTATTTGATTACTTGATTATAGGTAATACCTTTGTGTGTTTAAAGAAACTTAAATCAAACAATCCCTTTTACTcgctttaaaatataaagtttttattgaaAGAAACATACAAACTTGAACAAACACATTTAAACAGATCAGTGGATAATTTATTCTTGCCTTCCATTACCCAACATTACACTTACAGGTGAACGGTTAGGATCAGCACGTTTATTAGGCTGGTCCTCTCCCTTGCAACATACGGTTATGACAAAGCCAAACAGATAAAGGACAGAGAACCAGTCTACACGGATACTATATAAAACTTGCATTGAGAATCCCTGAATAAAACCAAATTGTTATGTTCATCCATATAACGGAAGTCTAGTGTATACCGGATCTTTATCATTTGTCTGTGGGGTACAAACGCCATGGTTTTCTCCTTCCGGTGAAATAATTGagcaaatttcattgagtttgtTTGCTGTCAAGAGTGAAGTCAGAGTCACTTGTGAACTAACATTATTGCCTGTAGTTTTAGAAGAACTAGACAAAACACCAATAAGTCTCCTATGATTTGTTCTCCTGTCTTCTAAATATACCGAAGCACCCGAATTACCTACAACGGTATCACAATGACTGACTAAGATATTGCCATGATACCACACTCTACTCCCCCAACCAGAACATTCAGATTTCCACAACTGAAGATAAGTATACCATGAATATCCAAGAAAATATATTTCATCAGAAATTACTGGTCCAGGAACATACAGTGGAGTAAAAGAGGTTCGTCCTGTGACAGGCTTTTGTAATTTTATAACTGCATAATCGTAGGCGGATTGAAACGTAGGTGGATCATTTCTGGCATCAAGCCAAGTATTAGGAACAATTATTTCATTCACATAATGAATTCTGTAATTGATTCGATGTAAGATTTCAACTTTTAAAAGATTAATGTGTTCCTTGAATTTCTTTCCATCGTGTACACAGTGTGCAGCAGTTAAAACGAATGAGGGCGTAATAAGCGTCCCTGTACATCCTACTGAAAgacgaacaatattataaaaaGGATATTCTCTCAGGTCTGTCGTCGGAACCGGCTGTCGATCGTCTCGACCATGTATAAATATTCTATGAAAATATCTCGGGTGTCTTTTCTCTAAAGTATAAGATGGTTGAACAAGAGATGAAGTCTCTGATCTGTCTGGAAACGTATTTTTATACCGTACAACAGTACTAAATGACGGTTCTTTATGATTTGGATGAACATGAATTGAATCATACGTTGAAAGCAAAAGTCGTAAAGATATCTGTTGGGAAAATTCGTACTGAAGCCTTTTAAATAGTTTGTACGTTGATTTGCTGTTGATTTCGTGTATATGCATAGGGGATGCTACACTTAAAAGAAAGATTAATTTCAAGAATACAATTGTGATGTCAAGCAATGTCAACATCCTTTTGTCCACGGCATGAGAGTTATCTGTGGTTGTTCATCTCCCTGCAATAGAAAAGATACAATACGTTACACGTGATTAGAACTATCCTTGCATTTCGTCTTGTTTTGGTCAATTTGAACCTAAGACCTCTGTATGGTCGTTATCACAATTGATTTTGGTAACAAGTTGTTAATGTTCTAAATGATGACATAAACTAATTGTATAATTATTCCACTGTATGGAAATATGGATagctaaataaatatttgaccTTTTTTAGACTATTCAAAGTGACATTGAACAAAACATCATATTAACCTTTGACTTGAGTGTCTTCCACTCGAAACGTAAATCACGGTTTATACAGCATTTCAGCTTCTTTTAAGGCGGTATACAACGCTTTCGCATcattttagctcgtttaattttcataaaatcttaacaaaatattaacttttgaCCTGTTGGCAAAGGTTTAAAGATTACAAGAAAATTGAACCACACAATTTACAGAAATAATTTCATTGGCTATATAGCAGTGTAGTTGACAGACACTAATTTTGGTCATGAAGACACTTGAAATTTCTTTAAAAGGTGTTCCATGcatccatttcttaaaaattgAAGTTAAGTTATctacaaattgttttaaataattgccattcagtggcggatctagaaaatttcataagtgggggcatactggctgcctaagaggggggacccgctcccgtcacgcttcattgattccctatataatcaatcaattATTTACATGTTGCGATTAATTGCGACGATGTTCTTATTCAGTTCCAAGTATTTAAGCCGGCGAGACTTTTCAGTATAACTTAATATAGATGCaggattttcatttttgttttaaactatttTCCAATGTAGAGAAAAAAGTTTCTcattaaaatgatgttttttttttttttattaattttcataaaattgtccGATATATTTGGATTCGATACCTAGTTTTTGTCATCGGACTCCTACATGCTCTTTAAAAATAGTGAATTCTGAATGAAAGATCAAGCTTCTTACTGGTTTTATTGACGATTTATATTTCCTGATATAAAACTATGTCAATAATTAATAGTATAACCGGATAAGCATATTGATGCGATACTTGTTTGACGTCAAAGTATGAAAATCTCAAGCCATATCCTCTATTGGAGATCGTCAAGTCATAGTAAATCagaaatacatgtaaacaaaatgaaacgATTTTGTGAATAATGTATAATTTTACAAGCAAACGTTATGCTTTGTTTCAATCATTTTTGCGAAAAAAACGAGGTAAAAACCCTGCATAAAAGGATAACAATTTTCCAATTTAGCCCGACACGTGGtgaatgtgtgtgtgtgttttttttactgggttgattttgatttttttaaatgatttatttcaaGCAATTGAGATTTTATGCGACGATTTTCCTCGAAACTATTGGGAAAACAAATAATTAGTGCATTCAACGAAATGTTTAGAACTTGAGGATGAGAATCGGAGTAATTCCTTGGTTGCATTTAAAGTGGACCTTGCGTGGATTTCCTACAGTTGTAAGAATTttagagataaaaaaaatgtgtagttattttttttgcatttgtttctgtaaagtttctCGTAAATTGATTTAGAGAGGTCATTCAACTCCCGGTGAATTTATACTATGGATTAACGCCGGACTGCCAAGGTCTTTATTAAACGAAATATTGCGTTTGTTTGCTGAACGAAAACGAACAGCATTAAGGCAAACCAATACGTATTATCTTCAGTATTTGTTGTCATTTTCCAGAGTGATAAGGTCATAGAAATAAGCATTCGTGATAAGCTTCTTAAAAATTCGTTCACTCTTattgttgaaattattttcaGACGCAGTGTTTATGTCATATTGTACAGTAACTGTTTTctcggtaaaaaaaaatgttcgatGTACGTGTTCCTAACTATCAAGGGTCTTtagaaaataaaactattttttactaaagaaaaattataagtaccttttttaatatttcatgtttGTGTGCTACTTAACTTAACGTTTTTCATTGAAATAGATCTTTTCACATGCTTTCAATGAGCATtaattagtatttaaaaaaaatctaaacgcCATCCTGCTGACAGTTATTAGGTACCACCAGTATAAAAGACTTGTGCAACttaggaaaatatatatttagagcACTGAAGCTCAAAAATGACGGCTTTCTGTAACTTAATTTGtaattcatttattatacatgtacctatatattgtaaaacatttggttaataaagaattgaattgagAATTGATTGAAATCGCCGTAAAATTGTCTCAATGATAAGAATATCAATGAGATAGTATCCAAAAGGACTTAAGTTGTCCAACAATAAATCCACATAGACCAGCATACGGTTTTGAATGAATAACAGGCGCCCACACCATATATTACGCTCTGAATTACAATATTTTAAGAATCAATTACAATTTTATCGTTGAAATGTCTTTGGTTTATAAAGACATAGATTACAGACTTACTTTAACCAAAATGATCTGTTATTTGTTTCCATTAAAACGAGTCTATTccactgtttaaaatattttaactgaattttgAAATGTCCTTAAAATGTAGGGTAAAAGACAAGGAGCATGTTAAAGATGCATAAGAATAGAGAATCTTTTACAATTACAAAATTGTCGCAATAAAACTCAATCATTAAAATGTAGGgtaaattttaaatcttttaaatgtaCACCCCCGCTCTATAGTATACCTGAAATCCATCAAGACCCATTTACTGGTTATTAGGTTCATGTTATAGTATTGCTTTTAGGTGCATTAAAGAATACTATGTAATGAATGATCGTAAACAAATATGAAtccaaattatgaaaaataaaataattattgcaaagattgctttttttcaaaacatataaaaggaaaaaaacCGCGAAAAATTCATGTTGTTAAAGCACACTTATTTAATTTCCAATAGAAAATAATTCCGTTTTAAATGACAATGTAattaacccctacttttcttttcataacttTTATTACAGATAGTTTAAAAAGTCATAGGTCATTGAACATCTAATAAAATTCTTGTTATGTTTTCATAGtgtttataagaaaaaaaaaaatagtggcttatatctcgaaaacaagcacacggaccttTTATATTTTTCTACCTTTTTAGTTCCTTTGTTCATCTTAAATCAATTTTTTAGAGTCTTTAAAAacgcttgttattttgaaaaagagtAGCGAACATTCCCAAATGTGTATACTAGttagtatttttatataaaaaaaaacccgttcTCACGATGTAATGACCCAAGGTAGCGTCTTGAAATCTTGTATTGATACCAAACATCTTTGGTAAACATTGTATTATACCATGGAGCCGGTTAACCCTCGTGATTATTAATTTAATCACTACATTGTATGCATTCTTTGACTTTTTGGTAAAGTCAGACACTTTTTTTTATGCTGGACTGGACAATATGACACTGATAGATTGGTTTTAATACGAGGGTTGGAAGGTCTACAAATGACATGTTTCTAGCTTTTTTTATCTGGTGAGACTGAATACTCAGTTCGGTACTCGGATTTTGTCTAATAAAGTTATCTTTTCTTCAAGGTTAATATGAGTTGTATCAACTTCTATAAACATGAACATGATGTTGTTTTGAGTTTTCAAATCATAAATACCGTTATCCATTGTAAAAATTATTTAGAAGAATTTACATGtaattgcacaatattatgcctcgttcacacggacatttaattcgaattgaattcgaatcgaatgcgaatcgaattcgcctatcgcgttcacacactcttcatTTTTAactcgaattgattcgaattggctaattcgaattatccaattcgcatttgaaatattcttttgtaaatacgaattaaaagttaacgtcgtttggacagtaaagcgaataaGACCcgcattgtaattcgaattagaattgacgttaggacgtaaaacgtttcaaATGCGAATTATAAattaattcgaattagttaatgcgaatcgaattcgaattgcATGAGAACTCAGCATAAAAGCTGCTTACATGTATTCTACGCAtacctttatttaaatttattcttatgcctcgttcacacgtacatttaattcgattgaattcgaatcgaatgcgaatcgaattcgctaatcgcgttcacacgctcttcttttttaattcgaattgattcgaattggcttattcgaattaactaattcgcattagaaaaacgtttttgttaatacgaattaaaagttaacgtcttTAGGACAgaaaagcgaatttgacgcgcaattgcaattcgaattagaattgacgttaggacgttaaacgtttcgaatgcgaattaaactaattcgaattagttaatgcgaatcgaattcaaattacgtgtgaactcagcattatttaaaaaaaaaaaaaaaacacacaaaaaaaacaaccttttaCTATAAAATATTTCCCTTGATCAAATATGGTCAGCTGATAACATAATACAAAAAATTGAATGCGAAGCTTTAAGGCATATGAACAAGAATATCTATTAATATGGCAACATTTGGGGAGAATTCAGATTAAATCTGGGATGGAATACATATACGTGTTCACTGATAAGGAAAATActcattcaaaattaaaagaatggggtttgaaaatttccattcttTTCTGTTGAAATGctatgaaaattttttttttttaaaaaaaagacgaACATACGATAGGAACTCTCCTGGTTCCTCATCTTGTGCCACTTTTCCCATTGAATAAGTTTCGAGACTCGCTTATGGTACGCCTATAGAAATATAAACGACATTGCATGCGCTCTACGTGTGAGATAAAGCAATTTATTTAGAATTTACAATGATAATTGTATAAAAAGGAATAATTTGTCGATTGTTTTTTTGGCGCTTCGCTTCGAGTCAATTTAAATGAGTCGAGTCATTTCCAACAGATTTTGATTGGATGTTCTAAAACGAAACGTATAGCCGAACCTGGACGAGGTATCAGAGCTATACATGGAGGTACATTCGTATGTTTCATAAGAGTTTTATAGCATAATGCAACGTAAAGTTCTTTTCTGAACATCCACGTATGTAGACATCGGGAATGGTGACTTGAGTACCGAAACATGTTCATCTGAAATACACTAGCATAGTATAAAGACCATTTTTGAACGGGTTTCGCTTTAATTACATGCATGGGTTTTTTTTC
Encoded here:
- the LOC143045713 gene encoding serine protease 23-like, translated to MLTLLDITIVFLKLIFLLSVASPMHIHEINSKSTYKLFKRLQYEFSQQISLRLLLSTYDSIHVHPNHKEPSFSTVVRYKNTFPDRSETSSLVQPSYTLEKRHPRYFHRIFIHGRDDRQPVPTTDLREYPFYNIVRLSVGCTGTLITPSFVLTAAHCVHDGKKFKEHINLLKVEILHRINYRIHYVNEIIVPNTWLDARNDPPTFQSAYDYAVIKLQKPVTGRTSFTPLYVPGPVISDEIYFLGYSWYTYLQLWKSECSGWGSRVWYHGNILVSHCDTVVGNSGASVYLEDRRTNHRRLIGVLSSSSKTTGNNVSSQVTLTSLLTANKLNEICSIISPEGENHGVCTPQTNDKDPVYTRLPLYG